DNA sequence from the candidate division WOR-3 bacterium genome:
GCTGCCTCGGTGATTACGATATATTCCCTGCGTAAAGGCGCGCATTTGGATTTTGCGTTCAAGATAGCCGACGCCCTCATGCTAGATGAAGATTACTTGGTTCAGAATGGCTGCGGTTGGATGTTGAAGGATGCTAGCATAGTCTTTCCTTCACAAGTGCTGAGTTACGTGACCCGACACAAAGACGAAATGTCCAGAAGGGCATTGAGATATGCTATAGAAAGGTTCACCTCTGAGCAGAGGCGCGAGGTGATGGCAACCGGATAATCGATATGCAGAACAAAAGCCCGATCACCGATCACGATATTTACCTTTTCAAGGAAGGAAACCATTTTAGAATATATGAGAAACTGGGTGCTCATCTAGTTAAGAAAGGGAAGAAAGAAGGTACATATTTCGCAGTATGGGCTCCGAGTGCTGATGCGGTTTCTGTGATTGGAGACTTCAATGCCTGGAAACCAGGGGCGACTCCTCTTGGCGTGAGGTGGGATGGTTCTGGTATCTGGGAGGGTTTTGTACCCGATGTTCTTCATGGAACGTTATACAAATATCATATTGTATCGAAGCGCTACAATTATGAAGTTAACAAAGGAGATCCCTTTGCTTCATACTGGGAACAACCGCCAAGAACAGCAAGCATCGTATGGGATCTGGAATACGAGTGGCGCGATGATGAATGGATGAGTAAAAGGCATGAACACAACTCGTTGGATAGACCAATATCAATTTACGAGGTGCATCTTGGTTCATGGTTACGCGAGAACGACGGCGGTCAGTTCATGAACTACCGGGAACTTGCCCGGAAACTAGTAGTATACGTGAAAGAAATGGGCTTTACGCATGTCGAATTACTGCCGGTAATGGAGCATCCTTTCTACGGCTCCTGGGGTTATCAGGTATTAGGATACTTCGCGCCATCGAGCAGATATGGTTCGCCTCAGGATTTTATGTTCATGATCGAATATCTGCATAAAAACGGTGTCGGTGTAATACTGGACTGGGTACCATCGCATTTTCCTAATGACGAATATGGACTTGCGTATTTTGATGGTACTCATTTGTACGAGCATGCCGATCCGAGAAAAGGTTTGCATCCCGATTGGGATAGCTGTATTTTCAATTACGGGCGCAATGAGGTTAGGAATTTTCTCGTGAGCAGTGCTCTTTTTTGGCTTGACAAGTATCATGTAGACGGGCTTCGCGTCGATGCAGTGGCATCAATGTTATATCTCGATTATTCACGCAAAGACGGCGATTGGATTCCGAATCGTTATGGAGGTAGGGAAAATCTTGAAGCGATAGATTTCCTGCGAAAACTCAATGAGAGTGTTTACAGGGACTATCCGGATGTACAGACTGTTGCCGAAGAATCTACTGCGTGGCCAATGGTATCTCGTCCTGTATATGTCGGCGGCCTGGGTTTCGGTATGAAATGGAATATGGGCTGGATGCATGATACGCTGGAATACTTTGGCAGAGACCCGATTCATCGAAAATATCATCATGAGCAGTTGACTTTCAGTATTTGGTATGCTTTTTATGAAAATTTCGTTCTATCTCTCTCGCATGATGAAATGACCCATGGAAAGGGTTCATTGCTTTCCAAGATGCCTGGTGATGATTGGCAGAAGTTTGCCAATCTACGTCTTCTACTTGGGTACATGTACGCACATCCAGGAAAAAAACTGTTGTTTATGGGGAGTGAATTTGCCCAGTGGCGCGAGTGGGACCATGAGAAGGTCCTTGATTGGAACCTTCTCGAACAGACGCCTCACAGAGGCATTCAGAATTGGGTTCGCGAGCTCAACCGCATATACCGGGAGGAACCAGCGCTGCACGCAAGGGATTTTGAAGAGTCCGGGTTCGAGTGGATAGACTGCGGCAACTGGCAGGAGAGCGTTCTAATATTCCTCCGCAAGGCGAAGCACAAGACAGACAACATTGTGGTCGCCGGCAATTTCACGCCGATCCCCAGATACGACTACCGAATCGGTGTCTCCGGTTTGGGATTCTGGCGAGAGTTGTTGAATAGCGATGCAGAGGACTACGGCGGCAGCGGATTGGGCAATCTCGGCGGGGTAGAGGCTCAGCGTGAACCATGCCGCGGCAGAAAATATTCAATGGTGGTGACCTTGCCGCCGCTGTCAGTAGTTTTTTTCAAAAAGACAAAGAATCCCGATGAGCCGAAAAGATAATAGCCAACGAGGTCTTTTTAGTCATAGGAGTAGCGGTGTATTGCTGCATATTACCTGCCTGCCTTCGGGTTTCGGGATTGGAGACTTGGGTCCTGGGGCTCACAATTTCGCTGATTTCCTTTGCAGTTCGGGAATGCGTAGTTGGCAGATCTTGCCTCTGACTCCGGTGAATTACAGACGTGAATATTCACCCTACAACTGCATGTCGGCATTTGCTGGCAATAAATATCTGATCAGCCCGGAGATGATGGTTCGTGCCGGATACTTAACGAAGCGCGACTTGAGGAATACGCCCGTCTTTCCGAAAAGCAAAGTTGATTATGCCCGTGCGATTCGTTTCAAGGATCACCTTTTTGACAAGGCATATGAGCGTTTTAGTCAAGCAAAAGAGAAACGTAAGAGGTATTTGCGATTTTGCAGACGCAACGGTTACTGGTTGGCTGATTTTGCACTCTTTGTTGTTTTGAAAGATCGCATTGCCGGCAGAAGCTGGGCAGACTGGCCGGATCCCTTGAAAAAGAGGGGGCAAAAAGCGCTGAGCTTTCTCGAACAGAAGTTCCAAAAGGAGCTCGAGCGTGAAAAATTTTTGCAGTTCGTTTTCGATGAGCAATGGCAGGATTTGAAATCCTATTGTGCTGATAGAAAAATCCAGATCATAGGCGATATGCCCATATATGTTGATTTTGACAGCGTTGAAGTCTGGTCACATCCCCATATATTCAAGCTGGGCAAAGACATGAGACCGCTTTTCGTGTCAGGGGTGCCGCCTGATTATTTTAGTAATACGGGCCAGTTATGGGGAAATCCTGTATACGATTGGCATGCCATCCGGAGGGATGGATATCGATGGTGGGTACTACGCTTGGCACACAGTTTCCGTCTTTTCGATTGTATCAGGCTGGATCATTTCAGGGGTTTTGTTGCCTACTGGCAAGTATCTTCCCGTGCCAAAACCGCGAAGAACGGAAAATGGGTAAAGGCGCCTGCCCAAGATTTCTTGAAAACACTATATCAT
Encoded proteins:
- the glgB gene encoding 1,4-alpha-glucan branching protein GlgB, coding for MQNKSPITDHDIYLFKEGNHFRIYEKLGAHLVKKGKKEGTYFAVWAPSADAVSVIGDFNAWKPGATPLGVRWDGSGIWEGFVPDVLHGTLYKYHIVSKRYNYEVNKGDPFASYWEQPPRTASIVWDLEYEWRDDEWMSKRHEHNSLDRPISIYEVHLGSWLRENDGGQFMNYRELARKLVVYVKEMGFTHVELLPVMEHPFYGSWGYQVLGYFAPSSRYGSPQDFMFMIEYLHKNGVGVILDWVPSHFPNDEYGLAYFDGTHLYEHADPRKGLHPDWDSCIFNYGRNEVRNFLVSSALFWLDKYHVDGLRVDAVASMLYLDYSRKDGDWIPNRYGGRENLEAIDFLRKLNESVYRDYPDVQTVAEESTAWPMVSRPVYVGGLGFGMKWNMGWMHDTLEYFGRDPIHRKYHHEQLTFSIWYAFYENFVLSLSHDEMTHGKGSLLSKMPGDDWQKFANLRLLLGYMYAHPGKKLLFMGSEFAQWREWDHEKVLDWNLLEQTPHRGIQNWVRELNRIYREEPALHARDFEESGFEWIDCGNWQESVLIFLRKAKHKTDNIVVAGNFTPIPRYDYRIGVSGLGFWRELLNSDAEDYGGSGLGNLGGVEAQREPCRGRKYSMVVTLPPLSVVFFKKTKNPDEPKR
- the malQ gene encoding 4-alpha-glucanotransferase, which produces MSRKDNSQRGLFSHRSSGVLLHITCLPSGFGIGDLGPGAHNFADFLCSSGMRSWQILPLTPVNYRREYSPYNCMSAFAGNKYLISPEMMVRAGYLTKRDLRNTPVFPKSKVDYARAIRFKDHLFDKAYERFSQAKEKRKRYLRFCRRNGYWLADFALFVVLKDRIAGRSWADWPDPLKKRGQKALSFLEQKFQKELEREKFLQFVFDEQWQDLKSYCADRKIQIIGDMPIYVDFDSVEVWSHPHIFKLGKDMRPLFVSGVPPDYFSNTGQLWGNPVYDWHAIRRDGYRWWVLRLAHSFRLFDCIRLDHFRGFVAYWQVSSRAKTAKNGKWVKAPAQDFLKTLYHSFSNLPLIAEDLGTITPDVREVIQQFRLPGMKVLLFAFGDGAAENPYLLHNHVKNCVVYTGTHDNNTVRGWFENEASEREKQRLFAYLGRKVTARQVHTEFLRLAMMSTANTAIIPIQDILGLDSSSRMNRPASIKGNWRWRLSPRYLTSSLARRLRTINALYGRT